In Alkalimarinus alittae, the DNA window CTTCTATATCATAGCCAAACTGCATCTCTACCCAATTAGCAATGGAGCTGCTAAATACCAGTATCGACACTCCAAGAATAACACCAGGTATCACCAGTGGCGTGAGCATTAAGATATACAGCAAGTTTTTACCGGGGAACTGCTCTCGCTCAAATAAAAAGGCGTTACAGGTGGCCAAGGCGAGGCTGGCGATAGTCGTTGCGATGGCAATGCTAACGCTGGTCCAAATGCTTTCTAGTAATTCCGAATCATGAAAGATACCGAGCTTGGGTTCTGTGTCATTAAAATACCAGTCGAGCGTCCCTCCATTCCACGGGAGAGAAGGGAACATTGAATCATTAAATGAAAATACAGCGACGACCACTAATGGCGCCATTAAAAAGATGAAAAAACAGGCCACATAAAAAATATACGAGAAGCGAAAAAAACGACTGCTGGCGATAGTGGGGATCATGACATCACCTTCGAAAATGACTGTTTAGACAGTTTAAGCCCGGCCCAAACGATGAGCGAAGAGAGAAACAATAACAGCATGCCAAAGGCAGCCCCTTGCTCCCAATTAAAGCGGGTGATGAACTGCGTATAAATTTGCTCAGTAAACCAAAGGCTATCTTTTCCCCCCAGAAGTGTAGGGGTCAGGTAGTTGCCCAGTGTGAGCATAAATACCACGATACAACCGCTGACAATGCCCGGCATAGCATGAGGGATAATAATGTCTTTAAGCACATTCCAGCTGTTACCCCCAAGATCGTAACCGGCTTCTATTAAGCTGTTATCAAGGCTATCGAGTGTTGATACCAGTGGCACCACCATAAACAACATCGAGGTATAGATTAGACCGACCATAATGGCGGCATCGTTATATAGCATCTCGATAGGCTGGTCGGCTAACCCTGCCCATTGAAGAAATGTACTGATTAGACCTGTTTCTCTAAGAATAATCATCCAGCCGTAGGTGCGCACCAATTCACTGACCCAGAAAGGAATAAGGCAGAGCACAAAGAGAGCGGTCTTTAAACGGCCTGTGAGCATCTTGGCGATATAATACGAAATCGGAAAGGCGATCAGTAACGTCAATGCGGTCGCAATAATCGACATCACAGCGGTTCGTACAAAGGTGTTCCAATACAGTGGTTCGGTAAAAAACGCAGTGTAATTGCTAACGCTAAAACTATAGTTGCGAGAGGATATGCGTTCTTGCAACGAAATAAGCACCATATCGACATGGGGCAAAATAATCAGTAAAGAAAGCCACAGCAAAATAGGGGCGAGCAACAACCATAAACCGATTTTACTAGTACTAGAAAGCGATGCTGAATGGGCTGGTGACATGAGCGGTGCTCTCTTAGTTCTGGGGGGGGTGTTGCGGAGCACGAAAGCATAAACACTGTTTTTTGCTCCATTGTAGCGTCACATTATCACCTTTCGACAAATGAGAATGCTGACCTGTTTGGGGGAGAGAAACGTGCATGGGTTCACCGCTGCTGGTATCGACTAAAACCTGACTACGAGCGCCATCAAACAGTACGTTGACGATACGCCCTTGGCATTGATTAATGTCTTCAGGGTTATTTATTGTCGGCGCCGTGGTTGCGTCTGGCACAATCGAAATGGCTTCAGGTCGAATGTAGGCGGTTACAGCGTCATGTTTGTTGAGTTGCTGACCTGGCGCTGACAACCCATTAAGCTTAAGCCCTTGCTCCGTAGTCAGCGATATTAAGTCTTCGTCTTGACTACTAACCTTCCCATACCAGCGATTGCTGTCACCAACAAAGCTGGCAACAAAAGGGGTTTCTGGTTGGTAATACAGTTCTTGAGGTGTACCGACTTGTTCAAAACGGCCGTTATTCATGACGGCAACCTGATCACTCATGACCAGTGCTTCTGACTGATCATGCGTGATATAAATAAAGGTGGTGCCGAATACTTGTTGTAAATGCTTTAACTCTATCTTCATTTGCTCGCGCAGTTTTAAATCGAGAGCCCCTAACGGCTCATCTAACAGCAGTACATCGGGCTTTAATACTAAACAGCGAGCAATGGCAATACGCTGTTTTTGTCCGCCTGACAGTTGGTCAATGCGTTTATTACCTGCGTCGGGTAGGTCGATGCGTTCAAGCACATCTTTAATTAGCGGTTGCTGTTCACTTTTACTGATGCCTCTTCGCTTTAGTCCATAAGCAATATTCTCAGCCACTGTCATAGTGGGAAAGAGCGCCAAGTGCTGAAACACCATATTGACAGGGCGTTTGTTGGGGGGGGTATTCAGAACTGATTTATTCTTAATAAATATATCGCCCGAACTGGGTTGCTGAAACCCTGCAAGCATTCTGAGTAACGTTGTTTTACCGCAGCCAGAAGGCCCAAGGATCGAGAAAAATGAGCCTTGAGGAATCTTAAAAGACACATCATCTACAGCCACAAAGTCGCCAAACGCTTTGCTAAGATTACGACACTCTAAGTCGAATGAGAGTGGGGTTAAATGGTCATCTGCCGGCATTAAATATGATCTCAGTGGTGGTTATATTGAATAGGCTATAACAAGGTACTTGCTACTTGATGTCATTACCGTTAAGGCAGAAAACCAGTACTATGACGTATCAAATAGCACCCGATTTCTGCGTTAACGGCGATGAGCAAAGGTTAAAACAAGCGCATCTGCATGTCTTAACTTGCGGCTTTCACACGATCAAGCACTTTACCTTCCATCTCTTCTAAGCCAGCAGGTACAGGTGGATACCACTTGATATTATCAATAGCCTCTTGTGAGAAGCTTTCTTTAAACTGCGCTTTGAGCGTGTCATTAACATAATCATCGCTGCCTTTAGCCGCTGTAAAGTTGCCGGCTGCTTCTGTTATTTTAGCTGCAACGTCGGGGCGCATGACGTAGTTAATCCACTGGTAAGCTGCATTTTCTGCTTTGCTCTTGCGGGGGAGTGCAAAGGTATCGATCCAGCCTAATGCCCCCGATTTTGGCGCAATAAAGGTGATATCTTTGTTTTCTTTGTTAAGCTTCCAGCCGCCAGCATCCCATGCCATAGCTGCATTGACTTCGCCAGAACGCATGAGATTTAGTAATGCATCGCCGCCACTCCAGTAAGCTTTAACGTTGCTCTTACACTCAATTAGCTTGCTTTCAACTTTATTGAGGATGGCCTGATACTGACCTTTATCACCATAAGCGCCAAAGGGGTCTTCACCCATCGCGAATGCAAAAC includes these proteins:
- a CDS encoding ABC transporter permease; amino-acid sequence: MSPAHSASLSSTSKIGLWLLLAPILLWLSLLIILPHVDMVLISLQERISSRNYSFSVSNYTAFFTEPLYWNTFVRTAVMSIIATALTLLIAFPISYYIAKMLTGRLKTALFVLCLIPFWVSELVRTYGWMIILRETGLISTFLQWAGLADQPIEMLYNDAAIMVGLIYTSMLFMVVPLVSTLDSLDNSLIEAGYDLGGNSWNVLKDIIIPHAMPGIVSGCIVVFMLTLGNYLTPTLLGGKDSLWFTEQIYTQFITRFNWEQGAAFGMLLLFLSSLIVWAGLKLSKQSFSKVMS
- a CDS encoding ABC transporter permease, whose amino-acid sequence is MIPTIASSRFFRFSYIFYVACFFIFLMAPLVVVAVFSFNDSMFPSLPWNGGTLDWYFNDTEPKLGIFHDSELLESIWTSVSIAIATTIASLALATCNAFLFEREQFPGKNLLYILMLTPLVIPGVILGVSILVFSSSIANWVEMQFGYDIEALRPGLTLVIIGQFAFITTISTLVISARLRKFDSTLEEAAMNLGANRMTAIATVTLPYLKPALIGAGIVSFLMSFENFNTTLMLVGSDAPLTIAMFDRLKEGSTPVLNAVSVILMTGSACLALLSLFVQRKEA
- a CDS encoding extracellular solute-binding protein, which codes for MKGLLNLKALGLMTATATFIAAPIQAETLRLLTWGGYAPKEVISDFEKETGISVKVTKSNNEDMISKLRATRGAGFDLAQPSQDRITSAQADFDIYKPIDLSKINADQIIGSMLEATKKSTMHNGKVYGVPHVWGTSGLIVNRKTAGQVADYTDLCDTRLNGAVSYRLKRPTIIGFAFAMGEDPFGAYGDKGQYQAILNKVESKLIECKSNVKAYWSGGDALLNLMRSGEVNAAMAWDAGGWKLNKENKDITFIAPKSGALGWIDTFALPRKSKAENAAYQWINYVMRPDVAAKITEAAGNFTAAKGSDDYVNDTLKAQFKESFSQEAIDNIKWYPPVPAGLEEMEGKVLDRVKAAS
- a CDS encoding ABC transporter ATP-binding protein; this encodes MPADDHLTPLSFDLECRNLSKAFGDFVAVDDVSFKIPQGSFFSILGPSGCGKTTLLRMLAGFQQPSSGDIFIKNKSVLNTPPNKRPVNMVFQHLALFPTMTVAENIAYGLKRRGISKSEQQPLIKDVLERIDLPDAGNKRIDQLSGGQKQRIAIARCLVLKPDVLLLDEPLGALDLKLREQMKIELKHLQQVFGTTFIYITHDQSEALVMSDQVAVMNNGRFEQVGTPQELYYQPETPFVASFVGDSNRWYGKVSSQDEDLISLTTEQGLKLNGLSAPGQQLNKHDAVTAYIRPEAISIVPDATTAPTINNPEDINQCQGRIVNVLFDGARSQVLVDTSSGEPMHVSLPQTGQHSHLSKGDNVTLQWSKKQCLCFRAPQHPPQN